Proteins from one Arthrobacter sp. Soc17.1.1.1 genomic window:
- the xerD gene encoding site-specific tyrosine recombinase XerD: protein MTSVPEPAPADGPLTSLIRDYLQHMSVERGLSVNTLSAYRRDLRRYEAFLDARGIRAVPAITRHDVSAFAQAVASGEDGLSPLSPRSAARTVVAVRGLHRFWALEGITEGDPARDVHPPMTGQRLPKAIPVADVVRILDAVDTSTASGQRDRALLEFLYSTGARISEAVGLDVDDVSVSGALDGPAVVRLTGKGSKERLVPVGSYAARAVDAYLVQGRPGLAAKGKGSPALFLNARGGRLSRQSAWTILKTATERAEVKRDVSPHTLRHSFATHLLEGGADVRVVQELLGHASVTTTQVYTLVTADTLREVYAAAHPRARA from the coding sequence CTGACGTCCGTGCCGGAGCCGGCGCCCGCCGACGGGCCGCTGACGTCCCTCATCAGGGACTACCTGCAGCACATGTCCGTGGAGCGTGGCCTGTCCGTGAACACCCTCTCGGCCTACCGGCGTGACCTCCGGCGCTACGAGGCGTTCCTCGACGCACGCGGGATCCGCGCGGTCCCCGCGATCACCCGCCACGACGTCTCCGCCTTCGCGCAGGCCGTCGCCTCCGGGGAGGACGGACTCTCGCCGCTGAGCCCCCGCTCGGCGGCCCGTACGGTCGTCGCCGTCCGGGGCCTGCACCGGTTCTGGGCGCTCGAGGGGATCACCGAGGGCGATCCGGCCCGGGACGTCCATCCGCCGATGACCGGGCAGCGGCTCCCGAAGGCGATCCCGGTCGCGGACGTGGTGCGCATCCTCGACGCCGTCGACACCTCCACGGCGTCCGGGCAGCGCGACCGGGCGCTGCTCGAGTTCCTGTACTCCACCGGCGCGCGCATCAGCGAGGCCGTGGGCCTCGACGTCGACGACGTCTCCGTGAGCGGGGCGCTCGACGGGCCGGCGGTCGTGCGGCTGACCGGGAAGGGCTCGAAGGAGCGCCTGGTCCCGGTGGGCTCGTACGCCGCGCGGGCCGTCGACGCCTACCTCGTCCAGGGCCGCCCGGGTCTGGCGGCGAAGGGCAAGGGCAGCCCGGCCCTCTTCCTCAATGCGCGTGGCGGTCGCCTCAGCCGCCAGAGCGCCTGGACCATCCTGAAGACCGCCACCGAGCGGGCCGAGGTGAAACGGGACGTCTCTCCGCACACGCTGCGGCACTCCTTCGCCACCCACCTGCTCGAGGGCGGGGCGGACGTCCGTGTGGTGCAGGAACTCCTGGGGCACGCGTCGGTGACGACCACCCAGGTGTACACGCTCGTCACCGCAGACACCCTGCGCGAGGTCTATGCAGCGGCACACCCCCGGGCCCGTGCCTGA
- a CDS encoding 8-oxo-dGTP diphosphatase: MPEPAEQASGEPAEKPAEQPAGVPSGQERPGEWLTVDGVAYRCVVLCLLFRTAARADGTSREVLLGLKRTGFGTGRVVALGGKIDGRESAREAAVREVREESGIDLRPEDVLCAGRITWSFPARPAWNMAAFLFTAGAGAATPVPSEEIEPRWYPVDAIPWDGMWQDAPHWVPHLLEGRTVDAAIVMDTDNEGVARAVVR; the protein is encoded by the coding sequence GTGCCTGAGCCGGCGGAGCAGGCGTCGGGAGAGCCGGCGGAAAAGCCGGCGGAACAGCCGGCCGGGGTCCCGTCCGGACAGGAGCGGCCCGGCGAGTGGCTGACCGTCGATGGCGTGGCCTACCGCTGCGTGGTGCTGTGCCTGCTGTTCAGGACCGCCGCCCGTGCGGACGGCACGTCCCGGGAGGTGCTGCTCGGCCTGAAGCGCACCGGCTTCGGGACCGGCCGCGTGGTGGCGCTCGGCGGCAAGATCGACGGGCGGGAGTCCGCCCGGGAGGCCGCGGTGCGGGAGGTCCGCGAGGAGAGCGGGATAGACCTCCGGCCCGAGGACGTGCTCTGTGCCGGCCGGATCACGTGGTCCTTCCCGGCCCGGCCGGCGTGGAACATGGCGGCGTTCCTGTTCACGGCCGGGGCCGGTGCCGCGACGCCGGTGCCCAGCGAGGAGATCGAGCCCCGCTGGTACCCCGTCGACGCGATCCCCTGGGACGGCATGTGGCAGGACGCCCCGCACTGGGTGCCGCACCTGCTCGAGGGTCGCACCGTCGACGCCGCCATCGTCATGGACACGGACAACGAGGGCGTGGCCCGCGCCGTCGTGCGCTGA
- a CDS encoding CTP synthase: MIGLNSVAQQINSRFLKSATTKHIFVTGGVASSLGKGLTASSLGHLLRARGLSVTMQKLDPYLNVDPGTMNPFQHGEVFVTDDGAETDLDIGHYERFLDENLDGSANVTTGQVYSTVIAKERRGEYLGDTVQVIPHITDEIKRRMRLPAEATPGKKAPDVIITEIGGTVGDIESQPFLESARQVRQDVGRNNVFFLHVSLVPYIGPSQELKTKPTQHSVAMLRSIGIQPDAIVIRSDREVPAAMREKIGRMCDVDLDAVVNAADAPSIYDIPKTLHAQGLDAYIVQALDLKFKDVNWTKWNKLLEAVHNPKHQVEVALVGKYIDLPDAYLSVTEALRAGGFANKAKVTIKWVPSDECQTPEGAKKALAGVDAICIPGGFGIRGLEGKLGALTYARENGVPTLGLCLGLQCMVIEYARNVVGLEGASSSEFEPDTQYPVIATMAEQLHIVAGEGDMGGTMRLGRWEAKLQEGSVIAGTYGKTTVFERHRHRYEVNNEFRDQIAEAGLVFSGTTTDGQLVEFAELPKDVHPYYVSTQAHPELSSRPTRPHPLFAGLVKAALERRGAKV, encoded by the coding sequence GTGATAGGCTTGAACTCCGTGGCGCAGCAAATAAACTCCCGGTTCCTGAAATCCGCAACGACCAAGCACATCTTCGTGACTGGCGGCGTGGCCTCCTCTCTCGGCAAGGGACTGACGGCATCCAGCCTGGGTCACCTCCTGAGGGCGCGCGGCCTCTCCGTGACCATGCAGAAGCTCGATCCCTACCTCAACGTGGATCCCGGCACGATGAACCCGTTCCAGCACGGCGAGGTCTTCGTGACCGACGACGGCGCCGAGACGGACCTCGACATCGGCCACTACGAGCGGTTCCTCGACGAGAACCTCGACGGGTCGGCGAACGTCACGACCGGTCAGGTGTACTCGACGGTCATCGCCAAGGAGCGCCGCGGTGAGTACCTCGGTGACACCGTGCAGGTCATCCCGCACATCACGGACGAGATCAAGCGCCGCATGCGCCTGCCGGCCGAGGCGACGCCCGGCAAGAAGGCGCCCGACGTCATCATCACCGAGATCGGCGGCACCGTCGGCGACATCGAGTCGCAACCGTTCCTCGAGTCCGCCCGGCAGGTCCGCCAGGACGTCGGCCGGAACAACGTCTTCTTCCTCCACGTCTCCCTCGTGCCGTACATCGGTCCGTCGCAGGAACTGAAGACCAAGCCCACCCAGCACTCGGTCGCCATGCTGCGCTCCATCGGCATCCAGCCCGACGCCATCGTGATCCGCTCCGACCGCGAGGTGCCGGCGGCGATGCGCGAGAAGATCGGCCGCATGTGCGACGTGGACCTCGACGCCGTGGTCAACGCGGCCGACGCCCCGAGCATCTACGACATCCCGAAGACCCTCCACGCCCAGGGCCTCGACGCGTACATCGTCCAGGCGCTCGACCTGAAGTTCAAGGACGTCAACTGGACCAAGTGGAACAAGCTGCTCGAGGCCGTCCACAACCCGAAGCACCAGGTCGAGGTGGCCCTCGTGGGCAAGTACATCGACCTCCCCGACGCCTACCTCTCCGTGACCGAGGCGCTCCGCGCGGGCGGCTTCGCGAACAAGGCCAAGGTCACCATCAAGTGGGTGCCGTCCGACGAGTGCCAGACACCGGAGGGCGCGAAGAAGGCCCTGGCCGGTGTTGACGCGATCTGCATCCCCGGCGGCTTCGGCATCCGGGGCCTCGAGGGCAAGCTCGGCGCGCTGACCTACGCCCGCGAGAACGGCGTCCCCACCCTCGGCCTGTGCCTCGGGCTGCAGTGCATGGTCATCGAGTACGCCCGGAACGTCGTGGGCCTCGAGGGCGCATCCTCGAGCGAGTTCGAGCCGGACACGCAGTACCCCGTCATCGCGACCATGGCGGAGCAGCTCCACATCGTCGCCGGCGAGGGCGACATGGGCGGCACCATGCGCCTGGGCCGCTGGGAGGCGAAGCTCCAGGAGGGCTCCGTCATCGCGGGGACCTACGGGAAGACCACCGTGTTCGAACGGCACCGCCACCGCTACGAGGTGAACAACGAGTTCCGCGACCAGATCGCCGAGGCCGGCCTCGTGTTCTCCGGGACGACGACGGACGGACAGCTCGTCGAGTTCGCCGAACTGCCGAAGGACGTGCACCCGTACTACGTCTCCACGCAGGCCCACCCCGAACTGAGCTCACGCCCCACGCGCCCGCACCCGCTGTTCGCGGGCCTCGTCAAGGCGGCGCTCGAGCGCCGCGGCGCGAAGGTCTGA
- the prpB gene encoding methylisocitrate lyase yields the protein MLYSSITPEQKRRDLRDGLASGSLQQFPGAFNPLSARLIGDKGFDGVYISGAVIAADLGLPDIGLTTLTEVAHRAGQIARMTDLPCIVDADTGFGEPMNVARSVQELENAGLAGCHIEDQFNPKRCGHLDGKNVVDLETAVKRIRAAADARRDPNFLIMARTDIRGTDTLEATQDRSRALVDAGADAIFPEAMRSLDEFRAIREAVDVPILANMTEFGKSSLFTADQLQEVGVTLVIYPVTLLRSAMGAAERTLDSIRAHGTQEGVVGDMQTRSRLYDLVDYEGYNRFDSSVFNFEVPDGVRTRPPASAPAPAPNAEKEQP from the coding sequence GTGCTGTACTCGAGCATCACCCCCGAGCAGAAGCGCCGGGACCTCCGGGACGGGCTGGCCTCCGGCAGCCTGCAGCAGTTCCCCGGGGCCTTCAACCCCCTGTCCGCCCGCCTGATCGGCGACAAGGGCTTCGACGGCGTGTACATCTCCGGCGCCGTGATCGCCGCCGACCTCGGCCTGCCGGACATCGGCCTGACCACCCTGACGGAGGTGGCGCACCGCGCCGGGCAGATCGCACGCATGACGGACCTGCCGTGCATCGTCGACGCCGACACGGGCTTCGGCGAACCCATGAACGTGGCCCGCAGCGTGCAGGAACTCGAGAACGCAGGCCTCGCCGGCTGCCACATCGAGGACCAGTTCAACCCGAAGCGGTGCGGCCACCTGGACGGGAAGAACGTCGTCGACCTGGAGACGGCCGTCAAGCGCATCCGCGCCGCCGCCGACGCCCGCCGCGACCCGAACTTCCTCATCATGGCCCGCACCGACATCCGCGGCACGGACACCCTCGAGGCCACGCAGGACCGCTCCCGCGCGCTCGTCGACGCCGGGGCGGACGCCATCTTCCCCGAGGCCATGCGCAGCCTCGACGAGTTCCGGGCCATCCGCGAGGCCGTCGACGTGCCGATCCTCGCCAACATGACGGAGTTCGGCAAGAGCTCGCTGTTCACGGCCGACCAGCTCCAGGAGGTGGGCGTCACCCTGGTCATCTACCCGGTGACCCTGCTGCGCAGTGCGATGGGCGCCGCCGAGCGTACGCTGGACTCGATCAGGGCCCACGGCACGCAGGAGGGCGTCGTGGGCGACATGCAGACGCGCAGCCGGCTCTACGACCTGGTGGACTACGAGGGGTACAACCGCTTCGACTCCTCCGTGTTCAACTTCGAGGTGCCGGACGGCGTCCGCACACGCCCACCCGCATCAGCACCCGCACCCGCACCGAACGCAGAGAAGGAGCAGCCGTGA
- a CDS encoding GntR family transcriptional regulator, with protein sequence MRASDRAYALLRADIVEWRLSPGDVLAEVEQSARLGVSRTPLREALSRLVAEGLAAPHAGRGVVVSAISLAAVTDVFEVRLPLECAAVRLAAVRGDRTVFIALADEFARAGRLLGDGDGDRDAYYALVARLDECIDDAAGNRYLLQAQKPIRTHLARARRLAQDNPARLLASAREHEQIARALAAGNADLAEASMRVHLHHSLQHLLSPTGDPRPPTEPALHHREEHHG encoded by the coding sequence ATGCGGGCCAGCGATCGCGCCTATGCCCTGCTCCGGGCCGACATCGTGGAGTGGCGCCTCTCCCCCGGTGACGTGCTGGCGGAGGTGGAGCAGTCCGCGCGGCTCGGCGTCTCACGCACCCCCCTGCGTGAGGCGCTCTCCCGGCTCGTCGCCGAGGGGCTCGCCGCACCGCATGCCGGCCGCGGCGTCGTCGTCTCCGCCATCTCCCTCGCAGCGGTCACCGACGTGTTCGAGGTCCGCCTGCCGCTCGAATGCGCCGCGGTGCGCCTCGCGGCCGTGCGCGGCGACCGGACCGTCTTCATCGCGCTCGCCGACGAGTTCGCCCGTGCCGGCCGGCTCCTCGGGGACGGCGACGGCGACCGGGACGCCTACTACGCGCTCGTCGCCCGGCTCGACGAGTGCATCGACGACGCCGCCGGGAACCGGTACCTGCTGCAGGCGCAGAAGCCGATCCGCACACACCTCGCCCGGGCCCGCCGCCTCGCCCAGGACAACCCGGCGCGGCTCCTCGCCTCGGCCCGGGAACACGAGCAGATCGCCCGGGCGCTGGCCGCCGGCAACGCCGACCTCGCCGAGGCGTCCATGCGGGTCCATCTCCACCACAGCCTGCAGCACCTGCTCTCCCCCACCGGGGACCCGCGGCCACCGACTGAACCAGCCCTGCACCACCGAGAGGAACACCATGGTTGA
- a CDS encoding NUDIX hydrolase yields MGLPGPGGAAFSDEQSPRRLLGATTVYEGRVWDVVSEQFSLTDAGEAITRDFIRHPGAVAVLVLDDDGQVLLLRQYRHPVRMALWEIPAGLLDEDGEEFVDAAARELAEEADLTAREWHVLVDLFLSPGSSSEALRVYLARGIGDVPEADRHTRTHEEAEIELRWVDLDSAVDAVLEGRIHSPSAVAAILAARVARENGFADLRPATTPWPEHPSQHATWPHGAVLEG; encoded by the coding sequence ATGGGCCTGCCCGGGCCGGGAGGCGCCGCGTTCAGCGACGAGCAGAGCCCGCGCCGGCTCCTCGGGGCCACCACGGTCTACGAGGGGCGGGTATGGGACGTCGTCAGTGAGCAGTTCAGCCTGACCGACGCCGGTGAGGCGATCACGCGCGACTTCATCCGGCATCCCGGGGCGGTCGCCGTGCTGGTGCTCGACGACGACGGGCAGGTCCTCCTGCTGCGCCAGTACCGCCACCCGGTGCGGATGGCGCTCTGGGAGATCCCCGCCGGGCTCCTCGACGAGGACGGCGAGGAGTTCGTGGACGCCGCCGCGCGCGAACTCGCCGAGGAGGCGGACCTCACCGCGCGCGAGTGGCATGTGCTCGTCGACCTGTTCCTGTCCCCGGGTTCGTCCTCCGAAGCCCTCCGCGTGTACCTGGCGCGGGGGATCGGGGACGTCCCCGAGGCAGACCGGCACACGCGCACCCACGAGGAGGCCGAGATCGAACTGCGGTGGGTGGACCTGGACTCCGCCGTCGACGCGGTGCTCGAGGGACGCATCCACAGCCCGTCCGCGGTCGCCGCGATCCTCGCGGCCCGCGTGGCGCGTGAGAACGGGTTCGCCGACCTGCGGCCCGCCACGACGCCCTGGCCCGAGCACCCGAGCCAGCACGCGACGTGGCCCCACGGTGCCGTGCTCGAGGGCTGA
- a CDS encoding MmgE/PrpD family protein, whose product MVELHPVRVHRSEENLPRTGQLAWKIAQVAADPVEVTPEVTDMVINRIIDNASVAIASLTRAPVVAARAQALSHPVSAHGAGAAVFGVDSPVSAEWAAWANGVAVRELDYHDTFLAADYSHPGDNIPPILAAAQHTGASGRDLVRALATGYEIQVDLVKAICLHEHKIDHVAHLGPSAAAGIGTLLNLDPDVVFHAVGQALHTTTATRQSRKGEISTWKAHAPAFAGKMAVEAVDRAMRGQTSPTPIYEGEDGVIAWLLDGPDAAYEVPLPAQGEPKRAILDTYTKEHSAEYQAQAWIDLARRLHGTHPEATDPDNVASVVIHTSHHTHYVIGSGANDPQKYDPAASRETLDHSIPYIFTVALQDGRWHHEDSYAPDRAARPDTVALWHKVTTLEDPEWTRRYHSLDIAEKAFGGRVEITLTDGTVITDEIAVADAHPLGARPFARADYVAKLRMLAAGIVEDAELERFLAAVGQLPDLPAGSLGQLNIVARPGLVDAAGAPQGLL is encoded by the coding sequence ATGGTTGAACTCCATCCCGTCCGCGTCCACCGCAGCGAGGAGAACCTCCCCCGCACCGGGCAGCTCGCCTGGAAGATCGCGCAGGTCGCCGCCGATCCCGTCGAGGTGACGCCCGAGGTGACGGACATGGTCATCAACCGGATCATCGACAACGCGTCCGTGGCCATCGCGTCGCTGACGCGGGCGCCCGTCGTCGCCGCCCGGGCGCAGGCGCTCAGCCACCCGGTCTCCGCACACGGAGCGGGCGCCGCGGTGTTCGGCGTCGACTCCCCCGTCTCGGCCGAGTGGGCGGCGTGGGCCAACGGCGTCGCCGTGCGCGAACTCGACTACCACGACACGTTCCTCGCCGCGGACTACTCGCACCCCGGCGACAACATCCCGCCCATCCTCGCCGCGGCCCAGCACACGGGCGCCTCGGGCAGGGACCTCGTCCGCGCGCTGGCCACCGGCTACGAGATCCAGGTGGACCTCGTGAAGGCCATCTGCCTCCACGAGCACAAGATCGACCACGTGGCGCACCTCGGGCCGTCCGCAGCGGCGGGTATCGGCACCCTCCTGAACCTGGACCCGGACGTCGTCTTCCATGCCGTCGGCCAGGCACTGCACACGACGACGGCGACCCGCCAGTCGCGCAAGGGCGAGATCTCCACGTGGAAGGCGCACGCCCCGGCCTTCGCCGGGAAGATGGCCGTCGAGGCCGTGGACCGTGCCATGCGCGGGCAGACGTCCCCCACACCCATCTACGAGGGCGAGGACGGCGTGATCGCCTGGCTCCTCGACGGGCCGGACGCGGCCTACGAGGTGCCGCTCCCGGCGCAGGGCGAACCGAAGCGCGCCATCCTCGACACCTATACCAAGGAGCACTCGGCCGAGTACCAGGCCCAGGCCTGGATCGACCTCGCCCGCCGCCTGCACGGGACGCACCCCGAGGCCACGGATCCGGACAACGTCGCCTCCGTGGTCATCCACACCTCCCACCACACGCACTACGTCATCGGCTCCGGCGCCAACGACCCGCAGAAGTACGACCCCGCGGCCTCACGGGAGACCCTCGACCACTCCATCCCGTACATCTTCACCGTGGCGCTCCAGGACGGCCGCTGGCACCACGAGGATTCCTACGCGCCCGACCGCGCGGCACGCCCGGACACCGTCGCGCTGTGGCACAAGGTGACCACGCTCGAGGACCCCGAGTGGACGCGCCGCTACCACTCCCTGGACATCGCGGAGAAGGCGTTCGGCGGCCGGGTGGAGATCACCCTCACGGACGGCACCGTGATCACCGACGAGATCGCCGTCGCCGACGCCCACCCGCTCGGCGCCCGGCCGTTCGCCCGCGCCGACTACGTCGCCAAGCTGCGCATGCTCGCGGCGGGCATCGTCGAGGACGCGGAGCTCGAGCGTTTCCTCGCCGCCGTCGGGCAGCTGCCCGACCTGCCGGCCGGATCGCTGGGACAGCTGAACATCGTGGCCCGCCCCGGTCTCGTCGACGCGGCCGGCGCGCCGCAGGGACTGCTGTAG
- a CDS encoding AMP-binding protein, translating to MAAEHDAGPGALPGQDYRRLHAGSLADPERFWLDAAGSVDWTTPPEVAVDGSAAPLYRWFPGASLNTSYNALDRHVEAGRGGQAALVYDSAMLGTSRTLTYAELRDEVAVFAGVLAALGVGKGDRVLIYLPMIPEAAVAMLACARIGAIHSVVFGGFAATELAARIRDARPSAIVTADGGIEPARRVEYLPAVQQALALADSAATPVVVKARAGFGHGVAEYREAGTRWLDWDEAAAAAEAVPPVEVAATDPLYILYTSGTTGSPKGVVRDNGGHAVALTWSMRAIFGAGPGDTMLTASDVGWVVGHSYIVYGPLLAGATTVLYEGKPVGTPDAGVFGRLVEQHRVTVLFTAPTALRTVRRADPTGAAVRSHDLSSLRTLFSAGERLDTGTSAWIGDVLGVPVVDNWWQTETGWPICANPRGLGGVPLKAGSPSLPSPGFDVAVLDTGGSPVPAGTEGSIALRLPLPPGTLTTLWGSDERYRNAYLGDFEGFYTSGDSGYLDEDGYLFVMGRTDDVINVAGHRLSTGAIEQVIAQHPAVAECAVLGLPDPVKGQRAGAYVVLKAGAAVDPVALEAELAAMVRRSIGPVADVRSAVVVDALPKTRSGKILRKTMRQMAAGDAYAVPSTIEDPSVLEALEPLLRPPAEG from the coding sequence ATGGCCGCAGAACACGATGCCGGACCCGGGGCGCTCCCCGGACAGGACTACCGCCGGCTGCACGCCGGCAGTCTCGCTGACCCGGAGCGCTTCTGGCTCGACGCTGCGGGCTCCGTCGACTGGACGACCCCGCCCGAGGTCGCCGTGGACGGCTCGGCCGCCCCGCTGTACCGGTGGTTCCCCGGCGCGTCGCTCAACACGAGCTACAACGCCCTCGACCGCCACGTCGAGGCCGGCCGGGGCGGTCAGGCGGCCCTCGTGTACGACTCCGCGATGCTCGGCACCTCCCGCACCCTCACCTACGCCGAACTCCGGGACGAGGTCGCCGTGTTCGCCGGGGTGCTCGCAGCTCTCGGCGTCGGCAAGGGCGACAGGGTCCTCATCTACCTTCCGATGATCCCCGAGGCCGCCGTGGCCATGCTCGCCTGCGCCCGGATCGGCGCGATCCACTCCGTGGTCTTCGGTGGCTTCGCCGCCACCGAGCTGGCCGCCCGCATCCGGGACGCCCGACCCTCGGCGATCGTGACGGCGGACGGCGGGATCGAACCCGCCCGGCGCGTCGAGTACCTCCCGGCCGTGCAGCAGGCGCTCGCGCTCGCCGACAGCGCGGCGACGCCGGTGGTGGTGAAGGCGCGCGCGGGGTTCGGCCACGGTGTCGCGGAGTACCGGGAGGCCGGGACGCGCTGGCTGGACTGGGATGAGGCCGCCGCCGCGGCAGAGGCCGTCCCGCCCGTCGAGGTGGCAGCGACCGACCCGCTCTACATCCTCTACACCTCCGGCACCACCGGTTCCCCGAAGGGAGTGGTGCGCGACAACGGCGGGCACGCCGTCGCGCTGACCTGGTCCATGCGGGCGATCTTCGGCGCGGGTCCGGGGGACACGATGCTGACGGCGTCCGACGTCGGCTGGGTGGTGGGCCACTCCTACATCGTCTACGGGCCACTGCTGGCCGGCGCCACGACCGTCCTGTACGAGGGCAAGCCCGTGGGCACCCCCGACGCCGGCGTCTTCGGGCGCCTGGTCGAACAGCACCGCGTCACGGTGCTGTTCACCGCGCCCACCGCGCTCCGCACCGTGCGGCGGGCGGACCCCACCGGTGCGGCCGTGCGGTCCCACGACCTGTCCTCGCTCCGGACGCTCTTCTCGGCCGGGGAGCGGCTCGACACCGGCACCTCGGCGTGGATCGGCGACGTCCTCGGCGTGCCCGTCGTGGACAACTGGTGGCAGACGGAGACCGGGTGGCCCATCTGCGCCAACCCCCGCGGGCTGGGCGGTGTCCCGCTGAAGGCCGGCTCGCCGTCGCTGCCCTCGCCCGGGTTCGACGTCGCCGTCCTCGACACCGGCGGGTCCCCGGTGCCGGCCGGGACCGAGGGGAGCATCGCCCTGCGCCTCCCGCTGCCGCCCGGCACCCTGACCACGCTGTGGGGCAGCGACGAGCGCTACCGGAACGCCTATCTCGGGGACTTCGAGGGCTTCTACACGAGCGGCGACTCCGGCTACCTGGACGAGGACGGCTACCTGTTCGTCATGGGGCGTACGGACGACGTCATCAACGTGGCCGGCCACCGGCTCTCGACCGGCGCGATCGAGCAGGTGATCGCACAGCATCCGGCCGTGGCCGAGTGCGCCGTCCTCGGCCTGCCGGATCCCGTGAAGGGACAGCGCGCCGGAGCCTACGTGGTCCTGAAGGCGGGCGCCGCCGTCGACCCGGTGGCGCTCGAGGCCGAACTGGCGGCGATGGTGCGCCGCAGCATCGGGCCCGTGGCCGATGTCCGGAGCGCCGTCGTCGTGGACGCGCTGCCGAAGACGCGCTCCGGCAAGATCCTCCGGAAGACGATGCGCCAGATGGCGGCGGGCGACGCCTACGCGGTGCCCTCCACCATCGAGGACCCCTCGGTGCTCGAGGCCCTGGAGCCCCTGCTGCGCCCGCCGGCGGAGGGGTGA
- a CDS encoding bifunctional 2-methylcitrate synthase/citrate synthase: protein MTEPEIHKGLAGVVVDTTAISKVNPDTNSLLYRGYPVQELAGHRDVEEIAYLLWNGELPDADQRARFDAFERAHRSLPDTVVAAIDLLPLTAHPMDVARTAVSVLGACHPLAGDNAPEANREKAAALFAAFPAVVAYDQRRRRGQARVEPREDLGYSANFLWMTFGEEAPAEVVHAFDVSMVLYAEHSFNASTFTARVITSTLSDLHSAVTGAIGALKGALHGGANEAVMHTFEEIGIREDETREEAAARAKAWMEDALAAKKKVMGFGHRVYKNGDSRVPTMKSALDAMIEYYGRGEILGLYTGLETAMDEAKGIKPNLDYPAGPTYHLMGFDTEMFTPLFIAARITGWTAHIMEQAASNSLIRPLSLYDGPDERHVG from the coding sequence GTGACAGAACCGGAGATCCACAAGGGGCTCGCAGGGGTCGTGGTGGACACCACCGCCATCTCGAAGGTCAATCCGGACACCAATTCCCTGCTCTACCGGGGGTACCCGGTGCAGGAACTGGCCGGCCACCGCGACGTCGAGGAGATCGCCTACCTCCTGTGGAACGGCGAGCTGCCCGACGCCGACCAGCGCGCGCGCTTCGACGCCTTCGAGCGGGCACACCGGTCCCTCCCGGACACGGTCGTCGCGGCCATCGACCTCCTGCCGCTGACCGCGCACCCCATGGACGTGGCGCGCACCGCGGTGTCGGTGCTGGGAGCCTGCCACCCGCTGGCCGGCGACAACGCGCCCGAGGCGAACCGGGAGAAGGCGGCGGCCCTCTTCGCGGCCTTCCCCGCCGTCGTCGCCTACGACCAGCGGCGCCGCCGCGGGCAGGCGCGCGTCGAGCCCCGCGAGGACCTCGGCTACTCCGCCAACTTCCTGTGGATGACCTTCGGGGAGGAGGCGCCCGCGGAGGTGGTCCACGCGTTCGACGTGTCGATGGTCCTGTACGCGGAGCACTCCTTCAACGCCTCGACCTTCACGGCGCGCGTGATCACGTCGACCCTCTCCGATCTGCACTCCGCGGTGACCGGGGCGATCGGCGCGCTCAAGGGAGCGCTCCACGGCGGCGCGAACGAGGCCGTCATGCACACGTTCGAGGAGATCGGCATCCGGGAGGACGAGACCCGCGAGGAGGCCGCCGCCCGGGCGAAGGCCTGGATGGAGGACGCCCTCGCCGCGAAGAAGAAGGTCATGGGCTTCGGACACCGCGTGTACAAGAACGGCGACTCGCGCGTCCCCACCATGAAGTCCGCGCTCGACGCGATGATCGAGTACTACGGGCGGGGGGAGATCCTCGGCCTGTATACCGGCCTCGAGACGGCGATGGACGAGGCCAAGGGCATCAAGCCCAACCTCGACTACCCCGCAGGCCCCACCTACCACCTCATGGGCTTCGACACCGAGATGTTCACGCCGCTCTTCATCGCAGCGCGCATCACGGGCTGGACGGCGCACATCATGGAGCAGGCGGCGTCGAACTCGCTCATCCGCCCCCTCAGCCTGTACGACGGCCCGGACGAGCGGCACGTGGGCTGA